Part of the Salinimonas iocasae genome, GCTAATACTAAAAATACGCAAATCCTTCGCAACAAACATTGAGACCGCATTATTTGACGCAAGACGTGCCCATGCGTCTTCTATATCAACGCCAGGTCCGCCGACCTTGCCCGACCAGAGTTTTTGCAATTCAGGATGAAGCACCCATTGTGGGGTATCATCAGCCATAAGTAAGATGGAATTCGGCGACGACAAGCTTTTAAGGAAAATCATCAGTTCGGTTTGCCGGAAATTTACTATCAGAAAACCCTCACCCATTGGATGAGTAGGCGCCGTATGAAGCATCGCCCGAATTGTCGGTTCGTACGGTATTACAACCTGACCATTTTCTTTGTTCAGCGTCATCCTGGACAATAACAGTGTGCCAGGCAAACTTTGCTGGATTGCTTTTACATAGGGGCGGTGTGACTTGTTCTGTAGTTTTTCCTTATCGACCAGGTCAAACGAAAATCCTGAAAAGTTTATGCGTATTTGTTCCTGGCCATCCAGATCTAACCAACGTAATTGCGATACATTCTCGAGTGTTGAGCCCACGCGGCGAAAAACACTAGAAGCAGCCCGGGATGGCTTTTCGTTAAGCAAATCCTGAATGTGAGTATCAAGTAATCGCGTACTGTTCCTAATATCACCTAATTGGCGATTGAATTCGCTGTTGCCCAACGACAGTAAATTAAGGTGTTCGTTATTAAGAGATGTAATGGCGGAACTTATTCTTCTTTCAAACTGAAAAAGACCCGCCAGTAGTGCTAACAACAAGATGGTAGCTACCCACCACCAAATCTGTGGATGAGAGGCCAGTAGTCGCTTAACGCTATGCATTCGTATTGGCTAGTGATGTCGTTGGTTTTGCAGATTTGAAATTAGCTCTGTCAAAGGCATAGGTTCGGAAAACAAATATCCCTGTGCGCAGTGATAACCATTTTCTAACAGTACATCACGCTGCTGCTCATTCTCTACGCCTTCTGCGATAATGTCAGTGTTAAATTCATCACTTAGCTTTTTAATCATTCGGATAACCGCTAACGCATTTTCAGGTTCATCACCAGTTAGCTGTTTTACGAATGTTTGGTCAACTTTCAGCGTATGGGCAGAAAGCTTGGAAATATGTGCAAGAGAGGAATATCCGGTACCAAAATCATCAATACTCACCTTCACACCGCTGTCTGCAATAACTTTTAATACATCCATCACAATCGTGTAATTTTCCATCGCCTGCGTTTCTGTAATTTCTATCTCCAGCAGGCCCGGGTCGATGGTTTTTTCACTCAGTAAAACTTTAAACGCTTCCATAAATAACGGGGTATCGAAATCACGACTGGATACATTGAATGAAACAGGGATACCGATATCACTGGCGACCAGCGTTTTTATGTCTTTAAACACTTGTTGCATGACAAACAAATCAATTTTATTTACCAGGCCTGACGTCTCCGCTACGGGAATGAAAATAGCTGGTGACAGGTCTCCTCTAAATGGGTGCTGCCAGCGCAATAAGGCCTCGGCGCCGACGATTTTACCTGTTCTTAAATCATGTTTCGGTTGATATTTAAGTTTCAGGCCTGACTTTTCGTTCAACGCGCAGTGAAGTTCCTTTAATAAAAGATAGCGTGCACTCAATTCTTCCCGCAGGGTAGGCGAATAGTACTGAAGCGCTGAACCGGCATGGTGACCCGCATGTAGTGTTGCCTCTGCCAGACGTATCGCTCTGTCGGGCTCTTCGTCATCCAGGTCAGCCACATCCAGCACCGCAATAAAACATTCAGATTTGTGTGTTATTCCCTCTAGCTCCAGCGATAATTCGGTGGCATGTTCAAGTTGCACCGTATCGGGCAAGTTAGAACGATGCATAAGAAAGGCAAATGTATCGTCCTCCAGGCGGGCTACAGCAAAGTGGGGAGATAACCTCTGCCGTAGCTGCTCTAATGCCTGCCTTAACATGCCAAGGGCATAGTCAGCGCCCAGTAGAATTTCGCAAGTGTAAAAGTCATCGACTTTTACCAGAACCATTATAGTTTCGTTACGATCAAACGTAGAAGAGTTCTGGAATTGTCTTTGCAGCCAATTACGGTTTGCAACATTTAGATCTGAATCGAAAAAGGCCAGCGACGATAGCTTGTCCATTAGCGCTATGTTCATAAAGCCGTTACTGACATTTTCGCTAAAAACCATCAACAGCGAAATGTGGCTGGATAATAACTTTTGAGGGGATTTAACTAAAAACAGATAATGGTTGTCGTTAACATCCTGCGTAGTGAAGTACAGTGCCGACCAGCTACCATCAAACTTGTGTTCATTCGCGGTGACGGCCTCACTGAATAACGAATGAATTGCACTTTTCTCACTGGGGTAATGTTCCAGCAAGTCTTTAACAGAGCGTTGCTGATGACGCGCGAAGTCACCGGTGGCCGCTACAATCGTGCTGTCTTCAGGTAATTGTTGCGCGTTGCGATAAGCGCACGCTACGCCACCGCTGTCCGGCACGCCGATGATACGCGAAATTTCAGCCAGTACCGTTTTCGTAAATCCATCAATATTGTGGCGGGAGGTAATTGCCTTTGACGCTTCAACAATCATTTGCAGGCCGCGTCGGGCGCTGTTCAGTTCGGTCATCGACTGCCATGTACGAATATTACTGGCAACAATGGTGCGGAGCTTGTCTTCGGTAAGATCGACTTTGTTCCAGTATTCATCAACATCAAAGTCGCGCATGGTATCAAGCCGGGGCGCCATCCCGGGTTGTCCGGTGAGTAGAATTATACGCACCTCATTGTTACCCAGCACATTGCGTATCGTGTTTATCAAAAACAAACCAGCATCGTCTCGCTCCATAACAACATCCAGCAAAATAACAGCGATATCACTGCGTTCTGCCAATATGGCAGCGGCGGAAGTTGCGGAGTTTGCAGTAATACACTCAACAGGGCGATCTTTCACTTTCAGCGCCGCTAACCCATTAAGTAATGATTGCTGGTAGCCCGGATCATCCTCTACGCTAAGGACTGTCCAGGGGGTAGCGTGTTGTTCAGATGACAGTTCAACATGTTCGTCGACGAACTCAAATAGATGGTCTTCACTCATTGATAACCCTGCCTGTAATTCTCATCCGTGCTTCGCCCGTAACATTAACGCTTGGGGCTCGGGAATTATCCGATAGTGGTAAGTCTTGCTGAAATATGAAAAATATCAAATTATTAATCTGTAATGCACGGAATAAATGGTCAGCTAAGTTTGCACATAAATACAGGCCATGCAATAAGTGAAATATACAGGAGCATAAAAAAACGCAACCGATGGCTGCGTTTTTTTCATTACGACATTGAGAAGTTAAGCTGCTGCAGTCTGAGCCACTTTTCCTGCTGAAGTGACAATGCATTTTTCAGCTCTTTGTACGTATAATCGAGTTCAAGCCTTTCCACGCTGCGCTTCAGGCATTTTTGTCTGACACGCATCAGGCGCTTTTTAGCTGCATAGTAGTCCGACATTTTCTGAATGAGCAGGTCATATTCAGACTGAATTTTACTAAGAACCTCATCAGCATTCGGTAACTGAGAAACCCTCGCACTGGCTTTTTGAAACTGCATTGCAGCACGCGCTTTACGTATGCGCTCTTCGGGAACGCGCCGCAGGTTATGAGTCAAACCGACGAAAGACAATCCACGGATTAACCATTTGGTCGGATCAAACTGCCACCAGTGAATACCATTTCTGTAGTCGTACTCAAAAATGTGGTGGTAATTGTGGTAACCCTCACCGAAGGTAAAGAAAGCCAGAACGCCATTGTCTCTGGCCGTGTTTCCATCGGTATATGGTTGTTTACCCCAAAAATGTGCCAGGGAATTAATGAAAAATGTAACGTGGTGAACCATAACCAGGCGAAATACGCCTGCAATCAGGATCATGCCCAGAATATCGCCGTTAAGCCATCCTAATAAACCAGTAATACCGAAGTTTGTCGCAAGTACTAGCGGTAAGTAGTATTTGTGCTGCCACATTACTACGGGGTCTTTCTGCAAATCTTTACAATTGCGGTAATCATCATAGCGATGAGACTGATATTCGCGAAGCATCCATCCTATGTGCGCAAACCACAGACCTCGTTTAGCGGAATAAGGGTCTTTTTCAGTATCATCCACATGACGGTGGTGAATACGATGGTCAGAACACCAGTGCAGAATACTATTTTGCAGAGCCATCGCGCCGCCCATAGCCAAAATTACGCGAACGACAATATTTGCATCATAGGTTTTATGAGACCACAGACGGTGGTAGCCGGCTGTGATAGACATGCCGGTAAAATAAAATAAGACGATAGCGGTCACAATTTCTGCCGTATCAAAACCTATGTAGGTAGCCCAGAGAGGCACACCGATAAACGCAATAGCGCCGGTAATAATAAAGACAAGAATGTTTGTGAGAATTAAAGGTGGTTTTTTCATCGACTACAACTCAGCTTACAAGTGTACGCTAATTTATATGCTACGTGTGCTTTAGTAAAGCCAGAGACCCCTATTTCGTTAAAAAGTATAAGAGATTTAATGTTTGAGGTAGGGTGTCACGCACAAACGCAATCATTTTAAAGTATCGGCGACGAAATGCCTTTTATCAATTAGAATGCAACTGCGCCTCAAAGAAGGAGAGTTATGTGAGCCGTCAGGAGCAAAAACAAAAAACGCGTCAGAGTATTATTCAGGCCGCTTTTTCGCTGTTGGATGAAAACCGGAGTCTATCTGCTATCAGCTTGCGGGAAGTCGCACGCGAAGCCGGTATTGCGCCCACCTCTTTTTATCGTCACTTTAAGGATATGGATGAACTGGGTCTGACGCTGGTGGATGAAGCCGGTCTGGCATTACGGCAGTTGATGAGGCAGGCGCGCAGCCGTATCGCATCCGGTGGGGGCGTAATTGATACATCGGTTGATACATTTATTGAGTTTATTTGTGCTAACAGCAATGTCTTTCGGTTGTTGTTACGCGAGCATACGGGGACATCGGCAGCTTACCGCCTGGCCGTACTCAGAGAAATACAGCATTTTGTGGAAGAGCTGACCGAC contains:
- the fabR gene encoding HTH-type transcriptional repressor FabR; the encoded protein is MSRQEQKQKTRQSIIQAAFSLLDENRSLSAISLREVAREAGIAPTSFYRHFKDMDELGLTLVDEAGLALRQLMRQARSRIASGGGVIDTSVDTFIEFICANSNVFRLLLREHTGTSAAYRLAVLREIQHFVEELTDYIADQQKLEHSIAGLQAEAMVRLVFSAGADTLEAEGGARAEIGERVKAQLRFVQMGARAYQSRHLS
- a CDS encoding EAL domain-containing protein, producing MSEDHLFEFVDEHVELSSEQHATPWTVLSVEDDPGYQQSLLNGLAALKVKDRPVECITANSATSAAAILAERSDIAVILLDVVMERDDAGLFLINTIRNVLGNNEVRIILLTGQPGMAPRLDTMRDFDVDEYWNKVDLTEDKLRTIVASNIRTWQSMTELNSARRGLQMIVEASKAITSRHNIDGFTKTVLAEISRIIGVPDSGGVACAYRNAQQLPEDSTIVAATGDFARHQQRSVKDLLEHYPSEKSAIHSLFSEAVTANEHKFDGSWSALYFTTQDVNDNHYLFLVKSPQKLLSSHISLLMVFSENVSNGFMNIALMDKLSSLAFFDSDLNVANRNWLQRQFQNSSTFDRNETIMVLVKVDDFYTCEILLGADYALGMLRQALEQLRQRLSPHFAVARLEDDTFAFLMHRSNLPDTVQLEHATELSLELEGITHKSECFIAVLDVADLDDEEPDRAIRLAEATLHAGHHAGSALQYYSPTLREELSARYLLLKELHCALNEKSGLKLKYQPKHDLRTGKIVGAEALLRWQHPFRGDLSPAIFIPVAETSGLVNKIDLFVMQQVFKDIKTLVASDIGIPVSFNVSSRDFDTPLFMEAFKVLLSEKTIDPGLLEIEITETQAMENYTIVMDVLKVIADSGVKVSIDDFGTGYSSLAHISKLSAHTLKVDQTFVKQLTGDEPENALAVIRMIKKLSDEFNTDIIAEGVENEQQRDVLLENGYHCAQGYLFSEPMPLTELISNLQNQRHH
- a CDS encoding acyl-CoA desaturase, translating into MKKPPLILTNILVFIITGAIAFIGVPLWATYIGFDTAEIVTAIVLFYFTGMSITAGYHRLWSHKTYDANIVVRVILAMGGAMALQNSILHWCSDHRIHHRHVDDTEKDPYSAKRGLWFAHIGWMLREYQSHRYDDYRNCKDLQKDPVVMWQHKYYLPLVLATNFGITGLLGWLNGDILGMILIAGVFRLVMVHHVTFFINSLAHFWGKQPYTDGNTARDNGVLAFFTFGEGYHNYHHIFEYDYRNGIHWWQFDPTKWLIRGLSFVGLTHNLRRVPEERIRKARAAMQFQKASARVSQLPNADEVLSKIQSEYDLLIQKMSDYYAAKKRLMRVRQKCLKRSVERLELDYTYKELKNALSLQQEKWLRLQQLNFSMS